A stretch of Fusarium poae strain DAOMC 252244 chromosome 2, whole genome shotgun sequence DNA encodes these proteins:
- a CDS encoding hypothetical protein (BUSCO:20287at5125), translating to MGSSNKKKREKQKDFQKPKFKVGKDKAKASNFTDTSFKSRAIVMGHQSLSAVAPDVVQQFKHNLSLASSSKSDKQRREALAYLTSQLSSEPPINPVGTHAVLVKLLPLISDSSTPVRSQLLKLFRELPSDEVRHSVEQAIMFVRAGMTHLSADISNDSLGMMEWLLDVAENDLVVCPGGWVKTLSSFCAMMGWALKIPKAGWSSGTKSGLSAKGAATYARQIATLSRFLEAGLRPEAEIPEDESEIWDNLYRIPQDSNAFEYLNLFGSRRDEEGEMYPSRDARQRVFERRFLEAVLKGADQAKKEGGATGRAAAGLDQVLQNGMGEYESSTAMDTQDLLSLCFRQCVVSVSISQRPSCPINPSIFADTHLSISNTMSDPWGTGDMSKALPATQEADASPITEQNTQAQNGDAQPEPPKGYDASRGRWTEPQAFDYTALAAGNDTQAWGCNARAYAWQDEYGEVGPPCPELELELFGDPNTRHERTGLDFSRIDSIEVQQEGPTKIDPIENFDKGGIHPAMLENIKLCGYDNATPIQKFTIPSIFTGHDVIGIAQTGSGKTAAYLIPILSKLMGKAKKLAAFRPNPLTYRPGVDDVTAEPLVLIVVPTRELALQIFNEARKLCYRTMLRPGVVYGGVPISEQVALLNMGCDVLVGTPGRLVDFIQRPRHLTLRRLRYIVIDEADELLNDDWAEELNPILSGGEQDEGNVKFSLFSATFPKAARDLAKNYLAASHVRFRVGRAGSTTANIKQIVLQAESQEKRELLVGLLEEMHGIRTIIFVNSRQSADNLDDFLFNMHLPVTSMHSDRTQQEREAAMRSFRSGNAPILIATGVTARGIDVQNVMHVINYDLPSLEYGGIEEYTHRIGRTGRIGHRGVATSFFSERDEPLGSVLTRTLLETDQEIPDFLQQYVPEGEARANLKFEADSDFDPNDYAGAGDAGGDAWGGGDGDGADPGAGASDAWGGGGDSGNASGDAWGPPDDKPQAGGWNDSATPAPIVVDAW from the exons ATGGGCTCCAGCAACAAGAAAAAGCGTGAGAAGCAGAAGGACTTCCAA AAACCGAAGTTCAAGGTTGGAAAGGACAAGGCAAAAGCTTCCAACTTCACAGACACGAGTTTCAAGTCCAGAG CGATTGTAATGGGACATCAATCACTGTCAGCAGTTGCCCCCGATGTCGTTCAACAATTCAAGCACAATCTATCACTCGCATCTTCTTCAAAATCTGACAAACAAAGAAGGGAGGCATTGGCGTATCTCACTTCTCAACTCTCTTCAGAACCTCCTATCAACCCTGTAGGAACACATGCAGTGCTTGTTAAGTTGTTACCTTTAATCTCAGATAGCTCGACACCAGTCCGAAGTCAACTTCTCAAACTTTTTAGAGAGCTTCCTTCTGACGAGGTCAGGCACAGCGTAGAGCAAGCCATCATGTTCGTGCGGGCAGGCATGACGCATCTATCAGCAGATATTAGCAACGACTCATTGGGCATGATGGAATGGCTTTTGGATGTGGCAGAGAATGACTTGGTTGTATGCCCTGGTGGTTGGGTCAAGACCTTGAGCAGTTTTTGTGCCATGATGGGATGGGCATTGAAAATTCCAAAAGCCGGATGGTCCTCTGGCACAAAGTCTGGACTCAGCGCCAAGGGTGCTGCAACATATGCCCGCCAGATCGCCACGCTATCTCGGTTTCTGGAAGCCGGCCTTCGACCGGAAGCTGAGATTCCCGAAGATGAGTCAGAGATATGGGACAACTTGTACCGGATACCCCAAGACTCGAATGCTTTCGAATATCTCAACCTATTCGGCAGTAGACGAGACGAAGAAGGGGAAATGTACCCTAGCCGAGACGCGAGACAACGAGTTTTTGAGCGCAGGTTTTTAGAAGCAGTATTGAAGGGTGCGGACCAAGCGAAGAAAGAAGGTGGTGCTACAGGCCGAGCGGCGGCTGGCCTCGACCAAGTGCTCCAGAATGGAATGGGTGAATATGAGAGTTCAACAGCAATGGATACCCAGGATCTCCTGAGCCTTTG CTTTCGCCAG TGCGTCGTCTCTGTCTCCATCTCGCAAAGGCCTTCTTGCCCTATCAACCCGTCTATTTTTGCCGACACTCACCTTTCAA TCTCGAACACGATGTCGGACCCCTGGGGAACTGGCGACATGTCCAAGGCGCTTCCTGCCACTCAGGAGGCTGATGCTTCACCCATCACTGAGCAGAACACCCAGGCTCAGAATGGCGATGCTCAGCCTGAGCCCCCTAAGGGCTATGATGCTTCGCGTGGTCGCTGGACTGAGCCCCAGGCATTCGACTACACGGCTTTGGCCGCTGGTAATGATACCCAGGCTTGGGGCTGCAACGCCCGCGCCTACGCCTGGCAGGACGAGTATGGTGAAGTTGGCCCCCCATGCCCCGAACTTGAGCTCGAGCTTTTCGGCGACCCCAACACTCGTCACGAACGAACGGGGCTTGATTTCTCTCG AATTGACAGTATTGAGGTCCAGCAAGAGGGACCAACCAAAATCGACCCCATTGAAAACTTCGACAAAGGTGGCATTCATCCCGCGATGTTGGAGAACATCAAGCTCTGCGGGTATGACAACGCCACTCCAATTCAGAAGTTCACCATCCCATCGATCTTCACTGGCCATGACGTTATCGGAATCGCTCAGACAG GATCTGGCAAGACGGCCGCTTACCTGATCCCCATCCTGAGCAAGCTCATgggcaaggccaagaagttGGCTGCCTTTCGCCCAAATCCTCTCACCTACCGTCCTGGTGTTGACGATGTGACCGCTGAACCACTCGTGTTGATTGTTGTCCCTACTCGAGAGCTTGCTCTTCAGATCTTCAACGAAGCACGAAAGCTCTGCTATCGCACCATGCTACGACCTGGTGTCGTTTATGGTGGTGTGCCTATCAGCGAGCAGGTTGCTTTGCTTAACATGGGCTGCGACGTTCTTGTTGGAACCCCTGGACGTCTTGTCGATTTCATTCAGCGGCCCCGACACCTGACCCTCCGCCGTCTGCGCTATATCGTGATTGACGAAGCAGATGAACTGCTGAACGATGATTGGGCCGAAGAGCTTAATCCCATCCTTTCTGGTGGCG AGCAGGATGAGGGAAACGTCAAGTTCAGTTTGTTTTCGGCTACCTTCCCAAAGGCCGCCCGTGACCTTGCCAAGAACTACCTTGCTGCCTCTCACGTCCGCTTCCGCGTTGGTCGTGCTGGAAGCACTACTGCCAACATCAAGCAGATTGTTCTGCAGGCGGAATCTCAAGAGAAGCGAGAGCTCTTGGTCGGCTTGCTTGAGGAAATGCACGGTATCCGTACCATCATCTTCGTGAACAGCCGTCAGTCCGCCGACAACCTCGATGATTTCCTTTTCAACATGCATTTGCCGGTCACCTCCATGCACAGCGACCGTACTCAACAAGAGCGCGAAGCCGCTATGCGTTCCTTCCGATCGGGTAACGCACCTATCCTCATTGCTACTGGAGTCACTGCGCGTGGCATCGACGTCCAGAACGTCATGCATGTCATCAACTATGACCTGCCTTCTCTTGAGTATGGCGGTATCGAGGAATACACTCACCGCATCG GTCGAACTGGTCGTATCGGGCATCGAGGCGTAGCCACGTCCTTCTTTTCCGAGCGAGATGAACCCCTTGGCAGCGTTCTCACTCGCACCTTGCTGGAGACTGACCAGGAAATTCCCGATTTCTTGCAGCAGTACGTCCCTGAAGGTGAAGCCCGCGCCAACCTCAAGTTCGAGGCTGATTCGGACTTCGATCCGAACGACTATGCTGGTGCTGGCGATGCTGGCGGCGACGCCTGGGGAggcggtgatggtgatggcgcTGATCCTGGTGCTGGTGCGAGCGACGCCTGGGGGGGTGGTGGCGACAGCGGCAATGCTAGTGGTGATGCTTGGGGACCCCCTGACGACAAACCTCAGGCTGGTGGCTGGAACGACTCTGCTACTCCTGCCCCCATTGTCGTCGATGCTTGGTAA
- a CDS encoding hypothetical protein (TransMembrane:1 (o31-56i)~BUSCO:11960at5125), protein MEDQEPLLLAVWRRCSDLATEYNISQSTLSAAATIIAIVVATFILRITNAIAAASVSAATSRPRKYTVPSPKVPEPYTTVDVTSVKVSGSSAVQCYAPATGQFLGNINPSTPAAIDRAVSAAATAQKTWAETTFDQRRAVLRSLLQHVLDNAEEIVRIACLDSGKTMVDAQLGEILVTAEKLKWTLSHGEKALRPSRRPTNFLMMYKRNTVHYEPLGVVAALVSWNYPFHNFIGPVISALFSGNGILVKVSEQTAWSSQYFTSIARGALIAHGHDPQLVQTIVCWPQAAGHLTSHPGISHITFIGSQSVAHHVAASAAKSLTPVVAELGGKDPFIVLDSASGDLKRITEVILRGTFQAAGQNCIGIERVIAPSAIHDKLVEMLAPRVNALRLGPDADVGAMISDASFDRLEELIAEAVSQGARLLAGGKRYDHPEYPSGHYFQPTFIADVTPDMRIAQNECFAPVLTLLRAKSSSPEDILSIANAPNFGLGASVHGSERDPNVQPIVKGLRAGMVAVNDFAVYYAVQLPFGGVGGSGYGRFAGEEGLRGLCNAKAVCEDRFGWLGIRTGIPPPVQYPVKSQPDSWKFTQGVVELGYGAPIRKLQGLGKILQNM, encoded by the exons ATGGAGGATCAAGAGCCTCTGCTTCTCGCCGTCTGGCGGCGATGCAGTGACTTGGCAACTGAGTACAACATCTC ACAATCTACACTCTCCGCCGCTGCAACAATCATCGCTATTGTCGTCGCTACGTTCATCCTCCGCATTACCAACGCCATTGCTGCAGCGTCCGTCTCAGCAGCTACCAGCCGTCCTCGAAAATACACTGTTCCTTCGCCCAAGGTCCCCGAACCTTACACCACCGTCGATGTCACCTCTGTCAAGGTCTCCGGTAGCTCAGCTGTCCAATGTTACGCCCCGGCAACTGGCCAGTTCCTAGGAAACATCAACCCTTCTACGCCTGCCGCTATTGACCGCGCCGTTTCTGCTGCCGCCACCGCGCAAAAGACATGGGCCGAGACTACATTCGACCAGCGCCGTGCTGTGCTACGTTCGTTGTTACAGCACGTCCTCGACAATGCTGAGGAGATTGTCAGGATTGCTTGTCTCGACAGTGGAAAAACCATGGTGGACGCCCAGCTGGGGGAAATTCTTGTTACAgccgagaagctcaagtGGACGTTGTCCCACGGAGAAAAGGCATTGCGTCCTTCACGCCGTCCTACCAACTTTCTCATGATGTACAAGCGCAATACAGTCCACTACGAGCCCCTcggtgttgttgctgctttGGTCAGCTGGAACTACCCTTTCCACAACTTCATTGGTCCCGTAATCAGTGCCCTCTTTTCCGGCAACGGCATTCTTGTCAAGGTTTCTGAGCAGACGGCCTGGTCTAGCCAGTACTTTACAAGCATTGCTCGTGGTGCCCTCATCGCTCATGGGCACGATCCTCAGCTTGTCCAGACCATTGTGTGTTGGCCCCAGGCAGCTGGCCATCTCACTTCACATCCTGGTATCAGCCACATCACATTCATCGGATCGCAATCTGTTGCCCACCATGTTGCCGCAAGCGCAGCAAAGAGTCTTACTCCTGTTGTTGCTGAACTCGGCGGTAAGGACCCTTTTATTGTTCTGGATTCTGCTTCTGGCGATCTTAAGCGCATTACTGAAGTTATTCTTCGTGGAACCTTCCAAGCTGCTGGCCAGAACTGTATTGGTATCGAGCGAGTCATTGCCCCTAGCGCTATACACGACAAGCTCGTCGAAATGCTTGCTCCCCGTGTCAACGCTCTGCGACTAGGTCCCGATGCTGATGTTGGTGCTATGATATCTGACGCCTCCTTTGACCGCCTCGAGGAACTCATTGCCGAAGCTGTTTCACAAGGCGCTCGTCTCCTTGCTGGCGGCAAGCGCTatgatcatcctgaataTCCTAGCGGTCATTACTTCCAACCAACCTTCATCGCAGACGTTACCCCTGACATGCGCATTGCACAAAATGAGTGCTTTGCACCTGTTCTCACTCTTCTCCGCGCAAAGTCATCCTCACCTGAAGACATCCTCTCTATTGCCAACGCACCCAACTTTGGCCTTGGTGCCTCCGTCCATGGTTCTGAGCGTGACCCCAACGTGCAGCCTATCGTTAAGGGACTTCGCGCCGGTATGGTCGCTGTCAACGATTTTGCTGTTTATTATGCTGTCCAACTCCCTTTTGGTGGTGTCGGTGGTTCTGGTTATGGTCGTTTTGCAGGTGAAGAGGGCCTGCGGGGGCTATGTAACGCGAAGGCTGTCTGTGAGGACCGCTTCGGCTGGCTGGGCATTCGTACTGGTATCCCACCTCCTGTACAATATCCTGTCAAGAGCCAGCCCGACAGTTGGAAGTTTACTCAAGGTGTTGTCGAGCTGGGCTATGGAGCGCCTATCAGGAAGCTTCAAGGTCTTGGCAAGATTCTCCAGAACATGTAA
- a CDS encoding hypothetical protein (BUSCO:58398at5125) gives MSDTTLVNGHEALEEKLGRLSKKPGVKASIVLDRATGAILKTSGQVDALQTSKSRTTSTATTFSNETPALEENETKGVEQFAAIVWNYVNSSENLVQELDGEDEVKLLRLRTRKQELVIVPDPKYLLVVVHDTPPA, from the exons ATGTCTGACACTACACTG GTCAACGGGCATGAGGCCCTCGAGGAGAAGCTCGGTCGTTTATCAAAGAAGCCTGGTGTGAAAGCTAGCATTGTCCTTGACCGCGCTACAGGTGCAATCCTCAAAACAAGCGGACAAGTCGACGCCCTGCAGACCTCCAAATCTCGGACTACATCTACGGCCACAACGTTCTCCAATGAAACTCCTGCGCTGGAAGAAAACGAAACCAAAGGAGTCGAGCAGTTCGCAGCGATCGTTTGGAATTATGTGAATAGCTCCGAGAATTTAGTCCAGGAATTGGACGGCGAG GATGAGGTGAAGCTTCTGAGGTTGCGGACAAGGAAACAGGAATTGGTCATCGTGCCAGATCCCAAGTATCTGCTTGTCGTTGTGCACGATACGCCACCAGCTTGA
- a CDS encoding hypothetical protein (TransMembrane:10 (i143-160o166-185i513-538o558-581i1143-1159o1171-1192i1222-1243o1263-1281i1288-1308o1328-1348i)~BUSCO:1071at5125) encodes MTTTTADGHLAPDDSQHLSATQRSRWATQRKSVNSSNNKRNSLLERMGHKKTGSNEKNPPSDGSDPAGDDGQPPEANPNNEDHAEEEEEHENRILYFNQPLPAELLDETGTPSQTFTRNKIRTAKYTPLSFVPKNLWFQFHNVANIFFLFLVILVIFPIFGGVNPGLNAVPLIFIIAVTAIKDAIEDYRRTVLDIELNNAPVHRLRNWNNVNVLEGDVSTWRQFKKANSKFFGAIWRACQSVWSKKAKEERAKRKAAPTDNDAPRPSVETQRTRQSMRQSIASPFSGRESFMSAREDIQMTPVPSPSPQATPHAHFEMPDEQDAKRAAALMQMKSDVINYHHPASGARFQKDTWKSLNVGDFVRIYNDEELPADVIILSTSDPDGACYVETKNLDGETNLKVRQAVRCGRSLKHARDCERAEFIVESEGPQPNLYKYNGAIKWKQPVPGYLDDEPEDMTEPITIDNLLLRGCNLRNTEWIVGVVIYTGHDTKIMMNAGITPSKRARIAREMNFNVVCNFGILLIMCLLAAIINGVAWAKTDASLHFFEFGSIGGKPAMSGFITFWAAIILFQNLVPISLYITLEIVRTLQAVFIYNDVEMYYEPIDQPCIPKSWNISDDVGQIEYIFSDKTGTLTQNVMEFKKATINGQPYGEAYTEAQAGMQKRLGIDVEKEGERVRAEIADAKVRALAGLRNIHDNPFLHDDALTFIAPDFVSDLAGESGPAQKDANEFFMLALALCHTVMAEKVDGDSPKMIFKAQSPDEEALVATARDMGFTVLGSSGEGINLNVMGEDRHYQILNTIEFNSSRKRMSSIVRMPDGRIILFCKGADSIIYSRLKRGEQKELRQTTAEHLEMFAREGLRTLCIAWKEVTEQDYRVWKKEHDAAASALEEREEKLETVAELIEQDLYLVGGTAIEDRLQDGVPDTIALLGNAGIKLWVLTGDKVETAINIGFSCNLLNNDMELIHLKVDEDESGEITDEAFFEMAEKLLDDNLQIFGITGNDHDLALAKKNHEPPAPTHGLVIDGFTLRWVLNDRLKQKFLLLCKQCKSVLCCRVSPAQKAAVVAMVKNGLDVMTLSIGDGANDVAMIQEADVGVGIAGVEGRQAAMSSDYAIAQFRFLSRLVLVHGRWSYRRLAESISNFFYKNMVWTFGIFWYEIYCDMDMTYLFDYTYILMFNLFFTSIPVAIMGVLDQDVSDKVSLAVPQLYRRGIERLEWTQLKFWLYMIDGVYQSIMVFFIPYLLFMPGTFLTMNGLGLEDRLRFGAYVAHPAVITINMYILINTYRWDWLMVLIVVISDVFIFFWTGVYTSFTSSVYFYGTAAQVYGEATFWACFFLVPVICLFPRFAIKALQKVYWPYDVDIIREQERMGQFAHLYQTDETSDPPTADTKSDKSKSSKSSRRSKKMPKHVAYGSVDEDLRPIYPPSTATRTTTYNQHSQNGSDSTNYTAHRISLDVPMQARPSIERARPSYDRMRASMDRVRPSFEASNDFTSAARLSRIESSQSQAGRFHPRLRGLSLTKSANI; translated from the exons ATGACCACAACAACCGCTGACGGTCATTTGGCTCCCGACGATTCTCAGCATTTGAGCGCTACTCAAAGATCGCGTTGGGCTACCCAAAGGAAAAGTGttaacagcagcaacaacaagcgCAACTCTCTTCTTGAACGAATGGGACACAAGAAGACAGGTTCCAACGAAAAGAACCCCCCTTCTGATGGATCCGACCCTGCCGGTGATGACGGACAACCACCGGAAGCGAATCCCAACAATGAGGATCAtgctgaggaagaagaggagcacGAAAACCGGATCTTGTACTTCAACCAACCCCTACCAGCTGAACTTCTAGATGAGACTGGCACCCCGAGCCAAACATTTACGAGAAATAAGATCCGAACAGCCAAATACACCCCTTTATCGTTCGTTCCAAAGAACTTGTGGTTCCAGTTCCATAACGTTGCAAACAtttttttcttgttcttggttaTTCTGGTC ATTTTTCCAATCTTTGGCGGAGTCAACCCAGGTCTCAATGCCGTGCCTTTGATTTTTATTATTGCAGTTACAGCTATTAAGGATGCCATCGAAGATTACCGACGAACTGTTCTCGACATTGAGCTCAACAATGCTCCTGTGCACCGACTCCGAAATTGGAACAATGTCAACGTCTTGGAGGGCGACGTTTCTACTTGGCGCCAGTTCAAAAAGGCAAACTCCAAATTCTTCGGTGCCATTTGGCGTGCTTGTCAGTCGGTGTGGTCCAAAAAGGCGAAGGAAGAAAGAGCGAAGCGCAAGGCGGCACCGACTGATAATGACGCCCCCCGCCCATCGGTTGAGACTCAACGAACTAGACAGTCTATGCGCCAGTCTATCGCATCGCCTTTCTCTGGACGGGAGTCTTTTATGTCTGCCCGAGAGGACATTCAGATGACCCCTGTTCCATCACCGTCACCCCAAGCTACACCACACGCCCACTTTGAGATGCCAGATGAGCAAGATGCGAAGCGCGCCGCTGCTCTGATGCAGATGAAGTCAGACGTTATCAACTATCATCACCCTGCCTCTGGTGCTCGTTTTCAGAAGGATACTTGGAAAAGTCTTAATGTCGGCGATTTTGTCCGCATCTATAACGACGAGGAACTGCCCGCTGATGTCATCATTCTCTCTACCTCCGATCCTGACGGAGCTTGTTACGTCGAAACCAAGAACCTGGATGGTGAAACCAATCTCAAGGTTCGCCAGGCTGTGCGTTGCGGTCGATCTCTCAAGCACGCTAGAGACTGTGAGCGCGCCGAGTTCATTGTCGAGAGCGAGGGTCCTCAGCCTAATCTTTACAAGTACAATGGTGCCATCAAATGGAAACAACCCGTGCCTGGTTACTTAGACGACGAACCCGAGGATATGACTGAACCTATCACCATCGACAATCTCCTACTGCGTGGCTGTAACCTCCGGAATACCGAATGGATCGTTGGCGTGGTTATTTATACAGGACATGACACAAAGATCATGATGAATGCCGGCATAACTCCCAGTAAGCGTGCCCGTATCGCTAGGGAGATGAACTTCAACGTTGTTTGCAATTTCGGTATTTTGCTCATCATGTGTTTGCTCGCGGCTATTATAAACGGTGTTGCTTGGGCGAAGACCGATGCTTCCCTCCATTTCTTTGAGTTCGGTTCCATAGGCGGAAAACCAGCCATGAGCGGTTTCATCACATTTTGGGCCGCCATTATTCTGTTTCAGAATTTGGTACCCATTTCGCTCTACATTACACTGGAAATTGTTCGCACGCTGCAGGCtgtctttatttataacgACGTGGAGATGTACTACGAACCCATCGATCAACCATGCATTCCCAAGTCGTGGAACATCTCGGATGATGTTGGTCAAATCGAATATATCTTCTCCGACAAGACTGGTACCCTGACACAGAACGTCATGGAGTTCAAGAAAGCGACGATCAACGGACAGCCATACGGCGAGGCTTACACTGAAGCGCAAGCCGGAATGCAAAAGCGACTCGGCATTGATGTTGAGAAGGAAGGTGAACGGGTTCGTGCTGAGATTGCTGATGCCAAGGTTCGTGCGTTGGCTGGTCTGCGTAACATTCACGATAACCCGTTTCTACACGACGATGCGTTAACTTTCATCGCTCCTGATTTTGTATCCGATCTGGCTGGTGAATCAGGTCCCGCGCAGAAGGACGCCAATGAGTTTTTTATGCTTGCCCTGGCTCTTTGCCATACCGTAATGGCCGAAAAGGTGGACGGCGACTCTCCAAAGATGATCTTCAAGGCGCAATCCCCTGACGAAGAAGCTTTGGTCGCCACTGCTCGCGATATGGGCTTTACTGTATTGGGAAGCTCCGGTGAAGGGATCAACCTCAACGTCATGGGCGAGGACCGCCATTATCAGATTTTGAACACCATTGAATTTAACTCTAGTCGAAAGAGAATGAGTTCGATCGTAAGGATGCCTGATGGTCGAATTATCCTCTTTTGCAAGGGTGCCGACAGTATCATTTATTCTCGCCTCAAGCGTGGGGAGCAGAAAGAGCTCAGACAGACCACCGCGGAACATCTTGAGATGTTTGCTCGTGAAGGTCTTCGAACACTCTGCATAGCCTGGAAGGAAGTTACGGAGCAAGACTACCGAGTCTGGAAGAAGGAGCATGACGCAGCCGCCTCCGCATTGGAGGAACGAGAAGAGAAGCTGGAAACCGTGGCTGAGCTGATCGAACAAGATCTTTACCTCGTTGGTGGCACAGCTATTGAAGATCGCCTGCAGGATGGAGTCCCCGACACAATCGCTCTTCTGGGTAACGCTGGTATCAAGCTCTGGGTTCTTACCGGTGACAAGGTTGAAACTGCTATCAATATTGGTTTCTCATGcaatcttctcaacaacGACATGGAGTTGATTCATCTGAAGGTGGATGAGGACGAGTCTGGTGAAATTACCGACGAGGCCTTCTTTGAAATGGCAGAAAAGCTTCTCGATGACAATCTTCAAATCTTTGGTATTACCGGCAACGACCACGATCTCGCTCTCGCTAAGAAGAATCACGAACCACCAGCACCAACACATGGACTGGTCATTGATGGTTTCACTCTCCGATGGGTCCTAAATGACCGCTTGAAACAGAAATTCCTTTTACTCTGCAAGCAGTGCAAATCAGTCCTGTGTTGCCGTGTCAGTCCCGCTCAAAAGGCTGCTGTGGTAGCCATGGTCAAGAACGGTCTCGATGTTATGACTCTCTCCATTGGTGACGGTGCCAACGATGTCGCCATGATCCAGGAGGCCGACGTTGGTGTCGGTATTGCCGGTGTTGAAGGTCGTCAGGCTGCCATGTCTTCTGATTATGCGATTGCTCAGTTCCGGTTCCTATCCAGGCTGGTGCTTGTACACGGTCGATGGTCCTACCGTCGTCTTGCTGAAAGTATTAGCAACTTCTTCTACAAGAACATGGTTTGGACCTTTGGAATCTTTTGGTATGAGATTTATTGTGATATGGATATGACCTACTTGTTCGACTACACATACATTCTCATGTTCAACCTTTTCTTCACATCGATTCCTGTTGCTATTATGGGTGTCCTGGATCAGGACGTGTCTGATAAGGTATCTCTTGCTGTTCCTCAGCTCTACCGACGTGGTATTGAGCGACTGGAGTGGACCCAGCTCAAATTCTG GCTCTACATGATCGATGGCGTTTACCAGTCCATTATGGTCTTCTTCATTCCTTACCTACTCTTCATGCCTGGTACCTTCTTGACTATGAATGGCCTTGGTCTAGAGGATCGCCTTCGATTTGGTGCCTACGTCGCCCACCCTGCCGTTATTACTATCAACATGTACATCTTGATCAATACCTATCGTTGGGATTGGCTCATGGTGCTTATTGTTGTCATCTCAgacgtcttcatcttcttctggaCTGGAGTTTACACCTCGTTCACCTCTTCGGTTTACTTCTACGGTACTGCCGCTCAAGTCTATGGAGAGGCAACCTTCTGGGCGTGTTTCTTCCTGGTGCCTGTCATTTGCCTCTTCCCTCGCTTTGCCATAAAGGCTCTCCAGAAGGTTTACTGGCCTTATGATGTTGATATCATCCGCGAGCAGGAGAGGATGGGCCAGTTCGCCCACCTTTACCAAACAGACGAGACAAGTGACCCACCTACTGCCGACACTAAGAGCGACAAGTCAAAGTCTTCCAAGAGCTCCAGGAGGTCTAAGAAGATGCCAAAACACGTTGCTTATGGCAGTGTTGACGAGGACTTGCGACCTATTTACCCCCCTTCAACAGCGACGAGAACGACAACATATAACCAGCACAGCCAGAATGGTAGCGACTCAACTAATTATACGGCGCATCGTATTTCGCTGGATGTACCCATGCAAGCTCGTCCGTCGATTGAACGTGCCCGGCCTTCGTACGATCGAATGCGGGCCTCAATGGACCGTGTCAGACCCAGCTTCGAAGCTAGCAACGACTTTACCTCAGCAGCGCGGCTATCACGAATCGAGTCGAGTCAATCACAGGCAGGACGCTTCCATCCTCGCCTCAGAGGGCTTTCACTGACCAAGAGTGCCAACATATaa